The genomic interval TGTCAATGGTCTCCAGAACCGGGTCGATGAGCACGGCCTCCTTGGTCTGTGCGtctgccagcaggtaggtgtaggtgctgctctctgactcaaacagctgaacaataaaacatttaatagaaaCAAGGATGACTCTGTTAGTGAAAGAGGAAGCAACAGTCACCCTGTTTGGTGCCAGGTTGTAACTGTGGAGATCATCTAGATCAGATTGGAGGCACATGCTGTCACCatgacacagcaacaacagaatcACGTTCTCAACACACTGTGAAGGTCTGAAGCAAACACTGTGTCAGTGAATGTGCGTTTGTGTGGATGAACCACAAAAATAAACCACACCAGgcacatcatttatttcatttctctaCTCTACACTACTCGCTGAAATCAGCCTCATTAGAGGAGCTTGTTTCCAAACACTGCTGCTTAACAAACTAATTAACACAAAGGAGAGAACCCACCTGTCTGAAGAGCAGTCCTCTGCTTTGCGCCATCATGGAGCGGTGGCGTAAATCGAACCCACAGCTTCAGTGTGAAcacttctctctttctgtcactGTATCAGCTGATGGCGACGCCCCCAAACAAACCGGTCCTACCGGGCGTGAGCTGTACGCAGGTCAGACTGACGTCATTCCCCGGGTCGTCACCGCAGCTGTGCTCAGTTCCCACCATCCCACGCTCGGAGCTCACGGAGCCCCTAGTGGCCGTTTGCGCATGCGCACCGAGGACGTTGTGCTGTCAAATGCATCTGAGTTCAAATGCGTCACGTGGCTCGGTCAAGCGCGGCGCTGCGGTTCGTATCTGACCTGTGAGCTCATAACATTGTGTTATTGATTTTACTGTTGCATTTATTTAACCCACATGCAGTTGCCTTCTGTGTGTGGGTAAGATCGCTTTTGTTTACATCTGACAGTTCGTTAAGAGGTTTCTTAACAACCCCCCTATTAGTTTATTATCATAACGTAAATGTTctcacatttaaatttaatcGAATAAAAAAACTGTTAGAGTTTTTTATTAGCGATCATACAAACATAACAAGTCCCACATCTGACATATTTACTACTGTGTTATCTGTACTTATTAACGCTGTCATTTTTAGCATGTTCAGACTTCGTGGATTCCACAAACCAGATTGGCAGGTACAGAAATATCtggaaggaaaataaaatactgttttCAGGGCTTTAACATATTTCAGACACATCTGCGTGCTTTTAGTGCCACACTTAACATTTACTGATGATTGGACTTCATAAAATAGCTTCTCGTACCTATTTTCTTTGGCTTGGGGAGGTTCAGGTTGTCCATGATGCTCACAAACTCCTCCAGGCTCTTGGTCAAACGTGGGTTGAACCTCCGCTCCTCACCCACCGTGGACACGGTTCGACCTGCAACACAAACGACCCACAGTGACACCTATGTGGGTTTAATCTTCACAGGGTGACATGGGAATGAGTCATACACAGGTATGcacccacaaacacagtcaccaaCACATTGGTGGGTCTTTATGAGCCGACCTGTGTAGTCGTGTGCTGGGTAGAGCAGACACTGCTCAGGAAGAGAGAAGATCTTCTGGTGAACGGAGTGGTAGAGCTTCTTAGGGCTGCCTGGATCACAGCAAGCAACAGATAATGCCACACCGCCCTCAAAGGAGGATGTGCTtaatatgaaattattaaaattaattatcaATGAACGTCTACCCTGCTGGAAATCCGTCCTGCCGCAGCCTCTGATCAGCAGCGCGTCCCCAGTAAAAGCCATGCTCTGATCCCCCAACACCAGCGTCACACAGCCGTCAGTGTGTCCTGGAGTCTCCCTCACTGTCAGATGCTGGAGGAGACGTGACATGAGGTGTGGTGACTGTGTGAAGATGAACTGGTGATCCGTCCAGTCCCATGACTTTCGCCCAACGTTCTTACCTGTTTCCCAAAGGTGATGTGGTCTCCCTCTGACAGCTGgatgtctgcagcagctccactgaacTTGGAGATGGCACTCTGCAGCCCCACCACTCTGTTCTTCATCAGCCCAGTGCTGGTGATGTGGTCGGCGTGGCAGTGGGTGTTCACTAACAAGGATGGAAGGAAGCACAAAGGACAATCATTTAAAAGTCCTGATGAATGGAGAACGGGACGCTGATTATCTACAATTGTCTGATTCATGTGATAGAACTACCTGCCACTTTGAGATCCAGTCCCAGTTCCTCTATGAGCTTCAGGTCCCTGTCAATGGTCTCCAGAACCGGGTCGATGAGCACGGCCTCCTTGGTCTGTGCGtctgccagcaggtaggtgtAGGTGCTGCTCTCTGACTCAAACAGCTGAAAGGTAAAACGGGTATGAGTGTGACTTAGCAATAAAGAGCACTCTTCTAACAGCAGTGAtgagcagctggatgaagtGATCCATAGACCAACACTGGGTCACCATTATGGTATCCTGCATGTGAACATCACCACTGTTTAGTAGCCCTGGACCTGTAGTTAGTTATGGATCAGATCTTTCTCCAGGTTCAGGAGTGGCTCTGCTTTGCATGAAGGGTTTAGTACAGTGTACCGATGGAGACAAACAGTAAGAACTCGAAGGTCTAGCAGGCAGAGAGGTTCTGGAGTCACTGATCAGTTTATCTCTCCAACGGGCCATGGCTGCAGAGGTgaggtcaggtgtgtgtgtgtgtgtgtgtgtgtgtgtgtgtgtgtgtgtgtgtgtgtgtgtgtgtgtgtgtgtgtgtgtgtgtgtgtgtgtgtgtgtgaatggacgGTCACAAGCTGAGGAACCCATTTAACGTCTCAGTTTAATAACGGTTTTATGCTCTTTAGCCAGAATCCCGTTGTTTTCCGTTTAACGCCTCCAGGACCTTTCACTGGAACGCGACAGAATGAGTGAGCGCGAACCCACCTGTCTGAAGAGCAGCGCTTTGGTCGGCGCCAGGCTGGAGCTGCGCCTTCTGTCTGGACCGAAGCCGACGCTCACGCTGCGCGCGGCCGCGCGGCCCGAACCCACGGCTGCGAGGCGCAGCGCGGCGGCCAGGctccgccggagcggcgacgtCATGCTCGTTCGTGTGTGAAGGTTCTGAAGACCGGGAGTCTTCACAGCCAGGACCCGATCCGACAGGAGGGACGGACGGCGTCAGGCTGTTTGTCCGGGTTTGTGGCAGAGGACGTGACCAGGAACGTCTGACTTCAGGGAAGTTTGGGGGCCAAACTCCCACCTCGTCTGTGAACTTCGAGACCATAAGAGCTTGTTTCgcttttacagcagctgtaTCTGGAGTCGTAAACTGCGCCTCTGTTACTTAGTAACAGCAGGTGGGGGAGTGTCCACCACTCCAGACACTTGGCTCAGTGGCAAAGCGTTGGTTTGGGGAGCGGAAGGTTtcaggttcaaacccccaccagagcacAGTGCcatgcatggcagc from Betta splendens chromosome 16, fBetSpl5.4, whole genome shotgun sequence carries:
- the LOC114843312 gene encoding persulfide dioxygenase ETHE1, mitochondrial-like; protein product: MTSPLRRSLAAALRLAAVGSGRAAARSVSVGFGPDRRRSSSLAPTKALLFRQLFESESSTYTYLLADAQTKEAVLIDPVLETIDRDLKLIEELGLDLKVAVNTHCHADHITSTGLMKNRVVGLQSAISKFSGAAADIQLSEGDHITFGKQHLTVRETPGHTDGCVTLVLGDQSMAFTGDALLIRGCGRTDFQQGSPKKLYHSVHQKIFSLPEQCLLYPAHDYTGRTVSTVGEERRFNPRLTKSLEEFVSIMDNLNLPKPKKIDISVPANLVCGIHEV